From the genome of Geobacter sp. SVR, one region includes:
- a CDS encoding epoxyqueuosine reductase → MEQIIRDEISRFIRETPANRFPDSDQPYFDEPLVAFARADNPLFTEYKTVIGQFHLTPAELVAASFPEAPWQPATVICWVLPITASTRASNRQQSTFPSRQWALTRFFGEQVNVALRRHITAWLELKGHRAAPPQLMPAWREVGDSPAGVASTWSERHAAYAAGLGTFSLNDALITPVGIAHRLGSVITDLGLQPSLQTYADRRANCLFYREGTCGACIGRCPVKALSSQGHDKRLCRAYVYDTVTEAVAGTYGVSAAGCGLCQTKVPCEDRIPPGRSTLSA, encoded by the coding sequence ATGGAACAGATCATTCGGGACGAGATCAGCAGATTTATTCGCGAAACCCCTGCCAATCGTTTTCCGGACAGCGATCAACCTTACTTCGATGAACCACTGGTCGCATTTGCCCGCGCCGACAACCCCCTCTTCACCGAATACAAAACCGTGATCGGGCAGTTTCACCTCACCCCGGCCGAACTGGTCGCCGCTTCCTTTCCGGAGGCCCCCTGGCAACCGGCCACCGTCATCTGCTGGGTGTTGCCGATCACCGCTTCCACACGCGCCAGCAACCGCCAACAATCCACATTTCCTTCCCGGCAATGGGCTCTTACCAGATTTTTCGGTGAGCAGGTCAATGTCGCCCTGCGCAGGCACATCACCGCTTGGCTGGAACTGAAGGGACATCGCGCTGCCCCCCCGCAACTGATGCCGGCTTGGCGGGAGGTGGGCGATTCGCCGGCAGGGGTGGCTTCCACCTGGTCGGAACGCCATGCCGCCTATGCCGCCGGGCTGGGCACCTTCAGCCTGAACGATGCCCTGATCACCCCGGTGGGAATCGCCCACCGCCTGGGAAGCGTCATCACCGATCTTGGGCTGCAGCCCTCCCTGCAGACCTATGCCGACCGGCGCGCCAACTGCCTGTTTTACCGGGAAGGAACCTGCGGCGCCTGCATCGGGCGCTGTCCGGTGAAGGCCCTGTCCAGCCAGGGGCACGACAAGCGGCTGTGCCGCGCCTACGTCTACGACACTGTCACGGAAGCCGTTGCCGGAACCTACGGCGTTAGCGCTGCCGGCTGCGGCCTGTGCCAGACCAAAGTACCCTGCGAAGACCGCATTCCTCCCGGCAGAAGCACCCTGTCCGCCTGA
- a CDS encoding ferritin family protein, translating to MEENQVCYTFDAAVEKAIEMEEEGFRNYLAAIRKVTNKGAREILRENALDELEHKHQLEKALLEGRMEGEAAFSQTIPTMHLDYTLKKQELGPESGVREALIYAIHLEKGAVDFYGKVANGCAGAPMGNLFGQLLKEESRHLQALEDLYERHFMTEN from the coding sequence ATGGAAGAAAACCAGGTCTGTTATACGTTCGACGCTGCCGTGGAAAAAGCGATCGAGATGGAAGAGGAAGGTTTCCGCAACTATCTTGCCGCTATTCGTAAAGTAACCAACAAGGGGGCACGCGAGATACTGAGGGAGAACGCCCTTGACGAACTGGAGCACAAGCACCAGCTGGAAAAGGCACTCCTGGAGGGGCGCATGGAAGGCGAAGCCGCCTTCAGCCAGACCATTCCCACCATGCATTTGGACTACACCCTCAAGAAACAGGAGTTGGGTCCCGAATCCGGCGTGCGCGAAGCACTGATTTATGCGATCCACCTGGAAAAGGGGGCGGTGGATTTCTACGGCAAGGTGGCTAACGGTTGTGCCGGCGCGCCCATGGGGAACCTCTTTGGTCAGCTCCTCAAGGAGGAGAGCCGTCACCTCCAGGCACTGGAGGATCTGTACGAACGGCACTTCATGACGGAGAACTAG
- the msrB gene encoding peptide-methionine (R)-S-oxide reductase MsrB: MKAIFRAVVLLIGTAFFAACDGQATTPAGDHSAAGKQPASIRLYSAAAKGYVMSERVIKSEAEWRQQLTPEQYHVTREKGTEPAYSGATWNNHEKGIYRCVCCGNDLYSSEHKYESGTGWPSFWQPIAPENVTTRPDNSLFMKRTEVVCSRCDAHLGHVFEDGPKPTGLRYCMNSAAMTFITSP; encoded by the coding sequence ATGAAAGCCATATTTCGAGCAGTTGTCCTGCTGATAGGCACGGCATTTTTCGCAGCCTGTGACGGACAGGCCACAACACCGGCTGGTGATCACAGCGCGGCCGGCAAGCAGCCTGCCTCCATCAGATTGTATTCGGCTGCCGCGAAAGGATACGTCATGAGCGAGAGAGTGATCAAGAGCGAGGCGGAATGGCGCCAGCAGCTGACGCCCGAGCAGTATCACGTGACCCGGGAAAAGGGGACCGAGCCCGCCTATAGCGGCGCCACCTGGAACAACCACGAAAAAGGCATCTACCGATGCGTCTGCTGCGGCAACGACCTGTACAGCTCGGAACACAAATACGAGTCCGGCACCGGCTGGCCCAGTTTCTGGCAGCCGATCGCTCCGGAGAACGTCACTACACGCCCCGACAACAGCCTGTTCATGAAGCGTACCGAGGTGGTCTGCAGCCGTTGCGACGCGCACCTGGGACACGTCTTCGAGGATGGTCCCAAGCCGACCGGACTGCGCTACTGCATGAATTCGGCCGCCATGACGTTCATCACGTCTCCATGA
- a CDS encoding mercuric reductase, with amino-acid sequence MTKPVTVLPDSAENRELARNVHPPDWVNPQPAGRYNLVVIGAGTAGLVCAAGAAGLGARVALIEKHLMGGDCLNVGCVPSKALIRAARALWDARSGAGFGIVGNEEAAIDFPAVMQRMRRLRADISRHDSAARFRDELGVDVYIGEGRFTGPDCVEVDGKSLLFRKAAICTGARAAAPPIPGLAEAGYFTNESIFSLTELPARLAVIGAGPLGCEMAQAFARFGSRVTLLEHGHQILEREDPDAARILHDTLIAEGIDLQTGATIERVERHGHERVLSFRRDGHWLETAVDAILVGAGRRPNVEGLDLESAGIAYDKRGVTVSETLMTSNSNVFAAGDICFPFKFTHTADALARIVIANALFRGRQKTSDLTIPWCTFTDPEIAHVGMYEWDANKKGLEIATLTVPLTEVDRAVLDGETGGFARVHLRRGTDRILGATIVARHAGEMINEFSLAIANGLGLRSIAATIHPYPTQAEAIKKLADAYNRTRLTPFPRRLLRTWLQWQRR; translated from the coding sequence ATGACCAAACCGGTCACCGTCCTCCCCGATTCCGCCGAAAACAGAGAACTGGCCCGGAACGTCCATCCGCCCGACTGGGTCAATCCGCAGCCGGCCGGGCGCTACAATCTGGTGGTGATCGGCGCCGGCACCGCCGGATTGGTCTGCGCCGCCGGGGCCGCCGGCCTGGGGGCCCGAGTGGCCCTGATCGAGAAACACCTGATGGGGGGCGACTGTCTCAATGTTGGCTGCGTTCCCTCCAAGGCGCTCATCCGCGCTGCCAGGGCGTTGTGGGATGCCCGTTCCGGTGCAGGTTTCGGGATTGTCGGCAACGAAGAAGCAGCGATCGACTTCCCGGCGGTCATGCAGCGCATGCGCCGCCTGCGGGCAGATATCAGCCGACATGACTCGGCTGCACGGTTCCGGGACGAACTGGGGGTGGATGTTTATATCGGCGAAGGACGCTTTACCGGCCCCGATTGTGTAGAGGTGGACGGAAAAAGCCTCCTTTTCAGAAAGGCAGCCATCTGCACTGGCGCCCGGGCCGCTGCCCCACCGATCCCCGGCTTGGCCGAAGCCGGCTATTTCACCAATGAGAGCATCTTTTCGCTGACCGAGCTGCCGGCACGGCTGGCGGTAATCGGCGCCGGCCCGCTCGGCTGTGAAATGGCGCAGGCATTTGCCCGTTTCGGCAGCCGGGTCACCCTGTTGGAGCACGGGCATCAGATCCTGGAGCGCGAGGACCCCGATGCCGCACGGATTCTGCATGACACCCTGATTGCCGAAGGGATTGACCTGCAAACCGGGGCCACGATCGAGCGGGTGGAACGGCATGGCCACGAGCGGGTGCTCTCCTTTCGGAGAGATGGCCACTGGCTGGAAACGGCAGTGGATGCGATCCTGGTCGGCGCAGGACGCCGTCCAAATGTGGAAGGGCTCGACCTGGAATCGGCGGGCATTGCCTACGACAAGCGGGGGGTCACGGTCAGCGAAACCCTGATGACCTCCAACTCGAACGTATTCGCTGCCGGCGACATCTGCTTTCCTTTCAAATTCACCCACACCGCCGACGCCCTGGCGCGCATCGTGATTGCCAACGCGCTGTTCAGGGGCAGACAGAAGACCTCGGATCTGACCATCCCCTGGTGTACCTTCACCGATCCGGAAATCGCCCATGTCGGAATGTATGAATGGGATGCGAACAAAAAAGGCCTTGAGATCGCCACCCTGACCGTGCCGTTGACCGAGGTGGACCGGGCTGTGCTGGACGGCGAAACCGGAGGTTTTGCACGGGTGCACCTTCGCAGGGGTACCGACAGGATTCTGGGCGCCACCATCGTTGCACGGCATGCCGGCGAGATGATCAACGAGTTCTCCCTGGCCATCGCCAACGGCCTGGGCCTGCGGTCCATAGCCGCAACAATCCACCCTTATCCGACCCAGGCCGAGGCCATCAAAAAGTTGGCTGACGCCTATAACCGTACCCGCCTGACACCGTTCCCCAGAAGGCTGCTGAGAACATGGCTGCAATGGCAGCGCCGGTAG